In Gloeocapsopsis sp. IPPAS B-1203, a genomic segment contains:
- a CDS encoding lipase, which translates to MLPTVILPGYLEGAIAYRELEQALQQKGFPTVTVPLRRRDWLVTLGGRPVTPILQQLDRTVKQVLQQYNVSCVNLIGHSAGGWISRIYLGDKPYIGRAQVELTTPWQAHQYIATLITLGTPHTSLERWTRWSLDFVNHNYPGAFYPHVRYVCVAGKTIFGQRRRGSWLAYSSYQLTCGQGNCWGDGITPIVAAHLVGAENLIIEGVNHSPRSPGLWYGSPSILPSWITHLA; encoded by the coding sequence ATGCTGCCGACTGTTATTTTGCCTGGATATCTTGAAGGTGCGATCGCTTATCGCGAACTCGAACAAGCTTTACAACAAAAAGGGTTTCCTACTGTTACTGTCCCACTACGACGTCGCGATTGGTTAGTGACTTTGGGTGGACGACCAGTGACACCAATATTACAGCAGCTTGACCGCACTGTTAAACAAGTCTTACAGCAATATAATGTTTCTTGTGTCAATTTGATTGGACACTCGGCTGGCGGATGGATTTCTCGAATTTACTTAGGAGACAAGCCTTATATTGGTCGTGCTCAAGTTGAGTTGACAACGCCTTGGCAGGCTCACCAGTATATCGCTACGTTAATTACACTAGGAACTCCGCACACTAGTTTAGAACGCTGGACGCGCTGGAGCCTTGATTTTGTCAATCATAACTATCCTGGCGCTTTTTACCCACACGTCCGTTATGTCTGTGTTGCAGGGAAAACAATTTTTGGGCAGCGGCGTCGTGGTAGTTGGTTGGCTTACAGCAGTTATCAGTTAACTTGCGGTCAAGGAAACTGTTGGGGAGATGGCATTACACCTATCGTAGCGGCTCATCTTGTTGGGGCAGAAAACTTAATCATTGAAGGTGTGAATCACTCACCGCGATCGCCTGGATTGTGGTACGGTTCGCCCTCTATACTACCATCTTGGATTACTCACTTAGCATAA